A single window of Nicotiana tomentosiformis chromosome 1, ASM39032v3, whole genome shotgun sequence DNA harbors:
- the LOC104114836 gene encoding rhodanese-like domain-containing protein 4, chloroplastic: protein MEAIHAVRLTPLSVLSDRRNEPKKIPSHPISFPFKNLCSVESLSRNVQGGLVLLSSALTTGLAKALTYEEALEQSTTSPAADFDATAVVETVTTFASDNPLVIVGGVVALALPLVLFQVLEKPKSWGVESAKTAYAKLGDDESAQLLDIRAPAELREVGSPDIRGLKKKPVTVAYKGEDKPGFLKKLALKFKDPENTTLFILDKFDGNSELVAELVTANGFKAAYAVKDGAEGPRGWLNSGLPWIAPKKTLSLDLSNLSDALDGVLGEGSDAVTVGLGAAAAAGLGILAFSEVETILQLLGSAALVQLIGKKLLFAEDRKQTLQQVDEFLTTKVAPKELVDEIKQLGKALLPETVSSDALPAPAEESLAAATGTVEKTESVPQEDIAPPKVEASSQPTQEVNSVNKADALPASSRPLSPYPNYPDFKPPTSPMPSQP from the exons ATGGAGGCCATTCATGCAGTAAGATTGACACCTCTCTCTGTTCTATCTGATAGAAGAAATGAACCAAAAAAAATCCCATCACACCCCATTTCTTTCCCATTCAAGAATCTTTGTTCAGTAGAGAGTTTATCAAGAAATGTTCAAGGGGGTTTAGTACTTCTATCCTCAGCTCTAACTACAGGTTTAGCTAAAGCATTAACATATGAGGAGGCACTAGAGCAATCTACAACCAGTCCTGCTGCTGACTTTGATGCAACTGCAGTTGTTGAAACTGTGACCACTTTTGCATCAGACAATCCTTTGGTCATAGTTGGTGGAGTTGTTGCTTTGGCTTTGCCATTGGTTCTGTTTCAGGTTCTTGAAAAGCCTAAGTCATGGGGTGTTGAATCTGCTAAGACAGCTTATGCTAAATTGGGAGATGATGAAAGTGCACAGCTGCTTGATATAAGAGCACCTGCAGAATTGAGGGAAGTAGGGAGTCCAGATATAAGGGGTTTGAAGAAGAAGCCAGTTACAGTTGCTTATAAGGGTGAAGATAAGCCTGGGTTCTTAAAAAAGCTAGCTTTGAAGTTCAAGGATCCTGAGAATACTACACTGTTCATTCTAGACAA ATTTGATGGGAACTCTGAGCTGGTTGCGGAGCTAGTCACAGCAAATGGATTTAAAGCTGCTTATGCGGTAAAAGATGGTGCTGAAGGACCCCGAGGATGGCTG AACAGTGGCCTTCCTTGGATTGCTCCTAAGAAAACATTAAGTCTTGATCTGAGCAATCTCTCCGATGCTCTTGATGGTGTTCTTGGG GAAGGTTCTGATGCTGTTACTGTAGGCTTAGGTGCTGCCGCAGCTGCTGGGCTAGGAATTTTAGCCTTCTCAGAG GTAGAAACAATACTGCAACTGTTAGGTTCAGCTGCACTTGTCCAACTGATTGGCAAGAAACTCCTGTTTGCAGAG GACAGAAAGCAAACTCTGCAACAAGTTGATGAATTTCTCACTACTAAGGTTGCTCCAAAGGAGCTTGTAGATGAGATTAAG CAACTAGGGAAGGCTCTCCTTCCAGAGACGGTGAGTAGCGATGCTCTACCTGCACCTGCAGAGGAAAGCCTTGCTGCAGCCACCGGCACTGTTGAGAAAACTGAATCAGTTCCTCAGGAAGATATAGCACCACCTAAAGTAGAAGCAAGTTCCCAGCCTACTCAAGAGGTCAATTCAGTCAATAAGGCAGATGCACTACCTGCAAGTTCAAGGCCACTCTCACCTTATCCTAAT TATCCTGATTTCAAGCCTCCAACATCGCCAATGCCTTCACAACCATAG